From Xylanibacter oryzae DSM 17970, a single genomic window includes:
- a CDS encoding MotA/TolQ/ExbB proton channel family protein, translated as MGTTKTASPKKKSQGFSGIRAAFWIIVVCFIIAVCFFKYFLGSGEHFVNGDNTGAVLNSNIWGTIYKGGVVVPVIHTLLLTVIALSIERFLALRTAFGKGSLTKFVANIKTAISAKDFDKAQQLCDKQRGSVANVVQASLNAYKEMEATSGIKKGQKVAKIQQAHEEATQLEMPTLQMNLPIVATIVTLGTLTGLLGTVTGMIRSFAALAAGGGGDSLALSTGISEALINTAFGIATSWCAVISYNYFTNKIDKLTYALDEVGYSIAQTYEANHAEEA; from the coding sequence ATGGGAACTACAAAAACAGCAAGTCCTAAGAAAAAAAGTCAGGGCTTCTCAGGTATCAGAGCAGCATTTTGGATCATCGTAGTATGTTTCATCATTGCAGTTTGTTTCTTCAAATACTTCCTTGGAAGTGGAGAGCATTTCGTCAATGGAGATAATACAGGTGCCGTCCTTAATAGCAATATCTGGGGAACAATCTACAAAGGTGGTGTTGTCGTACCAGTTATTCACACTCTGCTACTAACAGTTATTGCTTTATCAATAGAGCGTTTCCTTGCTCTTCGTACAGCATTTGGAAAAGGTTCATTAACAAAGTTTGTTGCAAACATCAAGACAGCCATCAGCGCTAAAGATTTTGACAAAGCACAGCAGCTTTGTGACAAACAAAGAGGTTCTGTTGCAAACGTTGTACAAGCATCTCTTAACGCTTACAAAGAAATGGAAGCAACTTCTGGTATAAAGAAAGGTCAGAAAGTAGCTAAGATTCAGCAAGCTCATGAAGAAGCAACTCAGTTAGAAATGCCTACTCTTCAGATGAACTTGCCTATTGTAGCAACAATCGTAACACTAGGTACACTTACTGGACTTCTCGGTACTGTAACTGGTATGATCCGTTCATTCGCAGCTTTGGCAGCTGGTGGTGGTGGCGACTCACTCGCTTTGTCTACTGGTATTTCTGAGGCCTTGATCAACACCGCATTCGGTATCGCAACATCTTGGTGTGCTGTTATTTCTTATAACTACTTCACAAACAAGATTGATAAGTTGACATACGCCCTCGATGAGGTCGGTTACTCTATCGCTCAGACATACGAAGCCAATCACGCAGAAGAAGCTTAA
- a CDS encoding ExbD/TolR family protein, translating into MGKVKIKKNDVWIDMTPMSDVMVLLLTFFMLTSTFVKNEPVKVITPGSVSEIKVPEKDVLNILVAKDGKIFMSMDNQLSLESVLSSMTDQYGLSLNAEQTKKFVKDPMFGVPMDKLGDYLNLNPSKMADEIKNQGIPTDSIDKKASEFQNWIKAATNDNDKLKIAIKADANTPYKFVKKVMSELQDMNQNRYYLITSYKKTED; encoded by the coding sequence ATGGGTAAAGTAAAAATTAAGAAAAACGACGTCTGGATCGATATGACCCCTATGAGTGACGTGATGGTCCTCTTGCTGACGTTCTTCATGTTGACTTCAACGTTCGTGAAGAATGAACCAGTAAAGGTTATCACACCTGGCTCTGTATCGGAAATAAAGGTTCCAGAAAAAGATGTGCTGAATATACTTGTTGCGAAAGACGGCAAGATATTCATGAGTATGGACAACCAACTAAGTTTGGAGTCTGTACTAAGCAGCATGACCGACCAGTATGGTTTGTCACTAAATGCTGAGCAGACAAAAAAATTTGTAAAGGATCCTATGTTTGGAGTTCCAATGGATAAATTAGGCGATTATCTTAATCTGAATCCATCTAAGATGGCTGATGAGATCAAGAACCAAGGTATACCTACAGACAGCATAGACAAAAAAGCAAGCGAGTTCCAAAATTGGATAAAAGCAGCTACAAATGATAACGATAAACTTAAGATCGCTATCAAAGCAGATGCCAATACTCCATACAAGTTTGTTAAGAAAGTAATGTCTGAATTACAGGATATGAATCAAAACCGTTATTATCTGATTACTTCATATAAAAAGACGGAGGACTAA
- a CDS encoding ExbD/TolR family protein produces MAKQKKSKQKKINVRVDFTPMVDMMMLLITFFMLCTSLSKPQTMELTMPSNDKNIQQQDQTATKASQTITIYVCGDNKVFHVDGLPNYNDPKCMKETTWGSKGIRKVLINHVIEDGSTPVQAIMEAKAKLDAKKLKEPKKYTDQVYNDELTKIKAGDVDGEKIPVMTIIIKATDNASYKNMVDALDEMQICSIGKYVIDKINPDDMKLLKLKGVK; encoded by the coding sequence ATGGCGAAACAGAAAAAAAGTAAACAAAAGAAGATAAATGTCCGTGTAGACTTTACGCCTATGGTGGACATGATGATGTTGCTTATTACATTTTTCATGCTCTGTACGTCTTTGAGTAAGCCTCAGACAATGGAGTTGACAATGCCTAGTAACGATAAGAACATCCAGCAACAGGACCAGACTGCGACCAAAGCTTCTCAGACTATAACTATCTATGTATGTGGAGACAACAAAGTCTTCCACGTAGACGGTTTGCCTAATTATAATGATCCTAAATGTATGAAAGAAACCACATGGGGATCAAAGGGCATACGTAAAGTGTTGATTAATCACGTAATAGAAGATGGATCTACACCTGTACAAGCAATAATGGAAGCTAAAGCTAAACTAGATGCTAAAAAGCTTAAGGAGCCTAAAAAATATACCGATCAAGTATATAATGATGAGCTCACTAAGATAAAAGCTGGTGATGTAGACGGAGAGAAAATCCCTGTTATGACTATCATCATCAAAGCGACAGACAATGCTTCTTACAAGAATATGGTCGACGCACTCGATGAAATGCAGATTTGTAGTATTGGTAAATATGTGATTGACAAAATCAATCCTGACGACATGAAGTTACTCAAGTTGAAAGGTGTAAAGTAA
- a CDS encoding energy transducer TonB, producing MSKIDLTSDAWCDLIFTGRNQTYGAYKLRKGTSKRNIMSIIIMLLAAALIASFIGIKSIVDAKQQVALNAAMNASVINNKKVEVKKKAPIKVEEQKPVEKVKSSVKFTAPIIKKDSEVKPEDELKTQDQLMNNTKAIGGFDVKGNDDAGGEVLKAKEIIAQPEPPKEEENKVFDVVEQMPAFPGGNGALMSFLSKNIKYPVVAEENGVQGRVIVTFVVERDGSITDVRVAKSVDPSLDKEAQRVVKSMPNWIPGKQNGSAVRVKYTVPVTFRLQ from the coding sequence ATGTCAAAAATTGATTTAACATCAGATGCATGGTGCGACTTGATATTCACAGGAAGAAACCAAACCTATGGGGCATACAAGCTCCGTAAAGGTACTTCTAAGCGTAATATTATGTCTATCATTATCATGCTACTAGCTGCTGCACTCATAGCCTCTTTTATTGGAATCAAATCTATCGTTGACGCAAAACAACAAGTTGCACTAAATGCAGCGATGAATGCTTCTGTAATCAACAACAAAAAAGTCGAGGTTAAGAAAAAAGCCCCAATTAAAGTTGAAGAACAAAAACCAGTTGAAAAAGTAAAAAGTTCTGTTAAATTCACAGCTCCTATCATCAAGAAGGATAGTGAAGTTAAACCTGAAGATGAGTTGAAAACTCAAGATCAGTTGATGAACAACACAAAAGCAATTGGTGGATTCGATGTAAAAGGTAATGACGATGCTGGTGGCGAAGTCCTTAAAGCAAAGGAAATAATTGCACAACCTGAACCTCCTAAAGAGGAAGAAAACAAAGTATTCGATGTAGTAGAACAGATGCCTGCTTTCCCTGGTGGAAATGGAGCGCTGATGTCTTTCTTAAGCAAGAACATCAAATACCCAGTTGTGGCTGAAGAAAATGGTGTACAAGGACGTGTAATCGTTACTTTCGTAGTTGAGAGAGACGGTTCTATTACAGATGTGCGTGTAGCAAAATCTGTAGACCCTTCACTAGATAAAGAAGCACAGCGTGTCGTAAAAAGCATGCCTAACTGGATTCCTGGTAAACAGAATGGTTCAGCAGTACGTGTAAAATACACAGTACCTGTAACATTTAGATTGCAATAA
- a CDS encoding PstS family phosphate ABC transporter substrate-binding protein yields the protein MNKNIFYAIVGLILSSVLFSSCNEKHKGGRTDTYSSGAIKFASDESFGSIIDEEKQIFESVYPSAKVNPIYTNEVDGINMLLHNKVCLVITSRNLTKAEYANFQARQFQPRAIPIAYDGFALIVNKSNVDTCITVDNIRKILSGQANKWKQINSKSKLGDIEVVFSNGKSSTVRYAVDSILHGKPINSPNIFATNKTSEVIEYVQKTPNAIGIIGSNWLNEKGDSTNVTFNKKIRVMSVSRMAKATPYNSWKPYQAYLYNGNYPLIRTIYALLNDPINGLPWGFAHFMESPKGQMIIFKSGMLPVQGNITIRDVNVNE from the coding sequence ATGAACAAGAACATATTCTACGCTATTGTAGGATTAATACTATCCTCCGTGCTTTTCTCTTCATGTAATGAGAAACACAAAGGTGGAAGAACTGATACATATTCATCAGGAGCGATTAAATTCGCTTCTGATGAAAGTTTTGGTTCAATAATTGATGAAGAAAAACAAATTTTTGAAAGTGTATATCCAAGTGCAAAGGTCAATCCAATATATACAAATGAAGTGGACGGAATAAACATGTTATTGCACAACAAAGTTTGCTTGGTTATTACATCAAGAAATCTCACTAAAGCGGAATATGCGAACTTTCAAGCGAGACAATTTCAACCTAGAGCAATACCAATTGCCTATGACGGTTTTGCCTTGATCGTCAACAAGAGTAATGTAGATACTTGCATTACAGTTGACAACATAAGAAAAATACTTAGTGGACAAGCTAACAAATGGAAACAAATTAATTCTAAATCCAAATTAGGAGACATTGAAGTAGTTTTTAGTAATGGGAAATCAAGCACTGTTAGATATGCAGTTGATTCTATATTACATGGAAAGCCAATTAATAGTCCTAATATATTCGCAACGAATAAGACATCCGAAGTTATTGAGTATGTACAAAAAACTCCTAACGCAATCGGAATAATAGGTTCGAACTGGCTAAATGAAAAAGGCGATAGTACGAACGTAACATTCAACAAGAAAATAAGAGTAATGTCTGTTAGTAGAATGGCAAAAGCTACACCATACAACAGCTGGAAACCATATCAGGCATATTTATATAATGGAAATTATCCTTTGATAAGAACAATATATGCATTACTTAATGATCCTATAAACGGTTTACCATGGGGTTTTGCACACTTTATGGAATCACCTAAAGGTCAAATGATAATATTTAAATCCGGAATGCTTCCTGTACAAGGGAATATTACAATTAGAGACGTAAACGTTAACGAATAA
- a CDS encoding tetratricopeptide repeat protein, translating into MKAIKYLLIGAAIVGFSATSIAQNDSKATIESITKVIKNKSGDVDDQVKSVYKNNKKNAEVLVGIGRAYLDVKDTAKAKNFADLAIKADKKYAPGYILHGDIEVIKDDGGAAAGWYQQAIYFDPKNPDGYFKYASIYRGRSPEEAVSKLEDLRIQRPDIAVDAMAARIYYSSNKFDKAIESYSKVDMNRLDNTDITNYAMAAYLKQDFKKSLEIATFGIQKSPREAAFNRLAFFNSTDLKDYENALKYADALFNKSDSAKFSYLDYTYYGHALMGAKQYDNAIAQFKKALAENIDRKEIIADVKKQISSAYEASGDYSNAILFYKDYLNSIEKETASDLAGLGTLYNEQADKLTGAAKTEAYKSADAIYGDLADKFPNAVEFADFMRARVNSYMDPDTRLGLAKPYYEKLADLISAKTEKDNADNARLVECYRYLGYYNYLKKDNATANLYWRKILNIDPNNETAKQALGIK; encoded by the coding sequence ATGAAAGCAATAAAATATCTTTTAATTGGAGCAGCGATTGTAGGATTCAGCGCTACTTCTATAGCTCAAAATGATAGCAAAGCGACTATTGAGTCAATTACCAAAGTTATCAAAAACAAAAGTGGTGATGTAGACGACCAAGTAAAGAGTGTATACAAAAACAACAAAAAGAACGCAGAAGTTCTTGTAGGTATTGGTAGAGCTTACTTGGATGTTAAAGATACTGCAAAAGCTAAGAACTTCGCAGATCTTGCCATTAAGGCTGACAAAAAATATGCGCCTGGGTACATTCTACATGGTGACATTGAAGTCATAAAAGACGATGGTGGAGCAGCAGCAGGATGGTATCAACAAGCCATATATTTTGATCCCAAGAATCCAGATGGATACTTTAAGTATGCAAGTATTTATAGAGGAAGAAGTCCGGAAGAAGCTGTTTCTAAATTAGAGGATTTGCGTATTCAGCGCCCAGACATTGCGGTTGATGCAATGGCTGCCCGTATATATTACTCTTCTAATAAATTTGATAAAGCAATAGAAAGCTATTCTAAAGTAGACATGAATAGGTTGGACAATACCGACATCACTAATTATGCTATGGCTGCTTACCTAAAACAGGACTTCAAAAAAAGTTTAGAGATAGCTACATTTGGTATACAAAAATCTCCAAGAGAAGCAGCATTCAACAGATTAGCATTTTTTAATAGCACCGACCTAAAGGATTACGAAAATGCATTAAAATATGCTGATGCATTATTCAACAAATCAGATAGTGCAAAATTCTCATATTTGGACTATACTTATTACGGACATGCTCTCATGGGGGCAAAACAATATGACAACGCAATAGCCCAATTTAAAAAAGCTTTAGCTGAAAACATTGACCGTAAAGAAATTATCGCAGATGTAAAGAAGCAGATTTCATCAGCCTACGAAGCAAGTGGTGATTATAGTAATGCCATTTTGTTCTACAAAGATTATCTAAACAGTATTGAAAAAGAAACTGCAAGTGATTTAGCAGGCTTAGGAACGCTATATAATGAGCAAGCTGATAAATTGACCGGAGCTGCTAAGACAGAAGCATACAAGAGCGCAGATGCAATATATGGTGATCTTGCAGACAAATTCCCTAATGCTGTTGAGTTCGCTGATTTCATGAGAGCAAGAGTTAACTCATATATGGATCCTGATACAAGACTAGGTCTGGCAAAGCCTTATTATGAAAAGTTGGCAGACCTCATCTCTGCAAAAACAGAGAAAGACAATGCAGATAACGCTAGACTTGTAGAATGTTACAGATACCTAGGCTACTATAATTACTTGAAGAAAGACAATGCAACAGCAAATTTATACTGGCGTAAGATTCTCAACATTGATCCTAATAACGAAACTGCAAAACAAGCTTTAGGAATCAAATAA
- a CDS encoding 4Fe-4S binding protein, giving the protein MAYVIGDDCIACGTCIDECPSGAISEGEKYSINPDMCTECGTCADVCPSEAISLPK; this is encoded by the coding sequence ATGGCTTACGTAATTGGTGATGATTGTATCGCTTGCGGTACATGTATTGACGAATGTCCATCAGGAGCTATTTCTGAGGGAGAAAAATATTCAATTAATCCGGATATGTGTACAGAGTGTGGAACTTGTGCAGATGTTTGTCCTTCAGAGGCAATTAGTCTTCCGAAATAA